A genome region from Oncorhynchus gorbuscha isolate QuinsamMale2020 ecotype Even-year linkage group LG26, OgorEven_v1.0, whole genome shotgun sequence includes the following:
- the LOC124015130 gene encoding interleukin enhancer-binding factor 3 homolog isoform X2: MPPPLRHRSMRIFMNDDRHVMAKHSAVYPTQEELEGVQNMVSHTERALKAVSDWLDEQEKVVKSEPDGTESDKESEPKVSEQATRSLRGVMRVGLVAKGLLLKGDLDLELVLLCKDKPTITLLKNVADNLAVQLKAITEDKYEVTQVIREATIVIKSTKEPPLTLTINMTSPLVREEVEKQAAGETLSVNDPPDVLDRQKCLTALASLRHAKWFQARANGLRSCVIVIRILRDLCSRVPTWAPLHGWPIELLCEKAIGTGNRPMGAGEALRRVLECLASGILMADGAGICDPCEKDLTDAIGHLDLQQREDLTQSAQHALRLSAFGQLHKVLGMDPLPSKMPRKPRSETPIDYTVQIPPSTTYAPPMKRPIEEEEGGEDKSPNKKKKKLQKKSPDEKSEPPQAMNALMRLNQLKPGLQYKLLSQTGPVHVPVFTMAVEVDSKSFEASGPSKRTAKLHVAVKVLQDMGLPTGVELKTAEPVKTEVATAIVEVVKPCITPIAMDTAATGADSVEATEGAESARQQGPILTKHGKNPVMELNEKRRGLKYELISETGGSHDKRFVMEVEIDEQKFQGTGSNKKVAKAYAALAALDKLFPEGSVTEAAKKKKLPMHGFGMMGDQTGDPAATPRGRGRGRGRGRGRGFNNGGSYGQGGYGSYGYGNNGNSGGYSDFVSDCYGYHEFAT, from the exons ATG CCTCCTCCCCTGCGCCACCGCTCCATGCGTATCTTCATGAATGACGATCGCCATGTGATGGCCAAGCACTCCGCTGTGTACCCCACACAGGAGGAGCTGGAGGGTGTGCAGAACATGGTGTCCCACACAGAGCGTGCCCTCAAGGCTGTCTCCGACTGGCTGGACGAGCAGGAGAAGGTGGTCAAGTCTGAGCCAGACGGAACCGAGTCCGATAAAGAAAG TGAGCCCAAGGTGTCGGAACAGGCCACACGGTCCCTGCGTGGGGTGATGAGGGTGGGCCTGGTTGCCAAGGGCTTGCTGCTGAAGGGGGACCTAGACCTGGAGCTGGTGCTTTTGTGCAAGGACAAACCCACCATCACCCTGCTGAAGAATGTGGCAGACAACCTGGCTGTGCAACTCAAG GCCATCACAGAGGACAAGTATGAGGTCACTCAGGTCATCCGTGAAGCCACCATTGTGATCAAGAGCACCAAGGAGCCTCCCCTGACCCTGACTATCAACATGACGTCCCCCCTGGTCCGCGAGGAGGTGGAGAAACAGGCTGCCGGAG AAACGCTATCAGTCAACGATCCACCGGATGTTCTGGACAGGCAGAAATGCCTTACTGCCTTGGCGTCTCTTCGCCACGCCAAGTGGTTCCAG GCCAGGGCCAATGGGCTGAGGTCCTGCGTCATTGTCATCCGTATCCTGAGGGACTTGTGCTCCCGCGTCCCCACTTGGGCCCCACTGCATGGATGG CCAATAGAACTGCTGTGTGAGAAGGCAATTGGCACAGGGAACCGGCCAATGGGGGCAGGAGAGGCTCTGCGAAGAGTTTTAGAGTGTCTGGCTTCTGGAATCCTCATGGCTG ATGGTGCTGGAATCTGTGATCCATGTGAGAAGGATCTGACAGATGCTATTGGCCACCTGGACCTCCAGCAGAGGGAGGACCTCACACAGAGTGCCCAG CATGCCTTAAGGCTGTCTGCCTTCGGACAGCTTCACAAAGTGCTAGGGATGGACCCCCTTCCCTCCAAAATGCCCCGGAAACCCAGGAGCGAGACCCCAATTGACTATACAG TCCAAATCCCCCCCAGTACAACCTACGCCCCACCAATGAAGAGGCCCAtcgaggaggaggaaggaggggaggacaaAAGTCCAAACAAGAAGAAAAAGAAGTTGCAAAAGAAAT CCCCAGATGAGAAGTCAGAGCCTCCCCAGGCCATGAATGCTCTGATGAGGCTGAACCAGCTGAAGCCTGGCCTGCAGTATAAACTCCTCTCCCAAACTGGCCCGGTGCACGTACCAGTCTTCACCATGGCTGTTGAGGTGGACAGCAAGAGCTTTGAAGCCTCAGGCCCATCCAAACGCACTGCCAAGCTTCACGTTGCTGTCAAG GTCCTCCAGGACATGGGCCTCCCCACAGGTGTGGAGCTGAAGACTGCTGAGCCAGTGAAGACTGAGGTGGCAACTGCCATTGTGGAGGTGGTGAAACCCTGCATCACGCCCATCGCAATGGACACTGCAGCCACAGGGGCGGACAGCGTGGAGGCCACAGAAGGTGCAGAG AGTGCTCGTCAACAGGGACCAATCCTGACCAAACATGGGAAGAACCCTGTGATGGAGCTGAACGAGAAGCGGCGCGGCCTCAAGTATGAGCTCATCTCAGAGACCGGAGGCAGCCACGACAAACGCTTCGTCATGGAG GTGGAGATAGACGAACAGAAGTTCCAAGGGACTGGCTCCAATAAGAAGGTGGCCAAGGCCTATGCTGCCTTGGCAGCCCTGGACAAACTCTTCCCAGAGGGCTCTGTGACTGAGGCAGCCAAGAAGAAGAAACTCCCAATG CATGGGTTTGGCATGATGGGTGACCAGACTGGTGACCCGGCAGCCACTCCcaggggcagaggtagagggcGTGGCAGGGGGAGGGGCCGAGGCTTCAATAACGGTGGCAGCTATGGACAAG GTGGCTATGGAAGTTATGGATATGGGAACAATGGAAACTCTGGAGGCTATA
- the LOC124015928 gene encoding prostaglandin E2 receptor EP1 subtype-like isoform X1, with the protein MVGCATFWRLGLDLGDGLLMRLLVLFSLGENEALLRIHDFTISSVPSHSEDPDDSQRPVMLAMQHYNSSGLAAPHLLPNQTWLAMAWRANITTERPMSPPSNPTAAGLSMTLGILSNIVALVILAKAYARLRRRSKATFLLFASSLVATDFAGHVIPGALVLRLYSAGAATGPLARPATDAPCQFLGGCMVFFGLCPLFLGCAMAAERCLGVTQPLLHASLVTTARTKMALALIWLLALFVALLPFFRLGAYTYQYPGTWCFIRVLGETQETDVAFVMLFSGLGLASLTVALVCNTISGVTLVLARLRKKCKTCYRRSAKSHDIEMVAQLVGIMITSCICWSPLLIFGLMSVTRSYSGSIGSDQDTYRRLMVMGVRLASWNQILDPWVYILLRRAVLRKIYRITKSRASFKNSTFRHWDISSFQNSEKINTVNRI; encoded by the exons TGCCCTCCCACTCTGAGGACCCCGATGATTCCCAGAGGCCAGTGATGTTGGCCATGCAGCACTACAACTCCTCAGGCCTGGCTgccccccatctcctccccaaCCAGACTTGGTTGGCCATGGCCTGGAGGGCAAACATCACCACAGAGAGGCCCATGTCTCCCCCCAGTAACCCCACGGCAGCTGGCCTCTCCATGACCCTGGGCATCCTGTCCAACATTGTGGCCCTGGTCATCCTGGCGAAAGCTTACGCCCGCCTGCGCCGCCGCTCCAAGGCCACCTTCCTGCTCTTCGCCAGTTCCCTGGTGGCCACAGACTTTGCCGGCCACGTCATCCCCGGTGCCCTGGTGTTGAGGCTGTACTCAGCTGGGGCTGCGACTGGGCCTTTAGCTCGCCCTGCCACCGATGCCCCCTGCCAGTTCCTAGGAGGTtgcatggtgttctttggcttgtgCCCATTGTTCCTCGGCTGTGCCATGGCTGCTGAGCGCTGCCTGGGTGTCACACAGCCCCTGCTCCATGCCTCACTGGTCACCACGGCTCGGACCAAGATGGCACTGGCTCTCATCTGGCTGCTGGCTCTGTTTGTTGCCCTCCTGCCCTTCTTCAGGCTGGGGGCCTACACCTACCAGTACCCCGGGACCTGGTGCTTCATCAGGGTCCTGGGAGAGACTCAGGAGACGGACGTGGCCTTTGTCATGCTGTTCTCTGGACTGGGCCTGGCCTCTCTGACTGTGGCCCTGGTGTGTAATACCATCAGTGGGGTCACGCTGGTGCTTGCCAGACTGCGTAAGAAGTGTAAGACCTGCTACCGTCGCTCAGCCAAGTCCCACGACATTGAGATGGTGGCCCAGCTGGTGGGCATTATGATCACCTCTTGCATCTGCTGGAGCCCCCTGCTG ATCTTTGGCCTGATGTCAGTCACACGGTCCTACAGCGGTTCCATAGGCAGTGACCAGGACACATACAGGAGGTTGATGGTGATGGGCGTCCGGCTGGCCTCCTGGAACCAGATCCTGGACCCCTGGGTCTACATCCTGCTGCGCCGGGCCGTGCTGAGGAAGATCTACCGCATCACAAAGAGCCGGGCCAGCTTCAAGAACAGCACCTTCCGCCATTGGGACATCAGCTCCTTCCAGAACTCTGAGAAAATAAACACTGTCAACAGGATCTGA
- the LOC124015928 gene encoding prostaglandin E2 receptor EP1 subtype-like isoform X2, with protein MLAMQHYNSSGLAAPHLLPNQTWLAMAWRANITTERPMSPPSNPTAAGLSMTLGILSNIVALVILAKAYARLRRRSKATFLLFASSLVATDFAGHVIPGALVLRLYSAGAATGPLARPATDAPCQFLGGCMVFFGLCPLFLGCAMAAERCLGVTQPLLHASLVTTARTKMALALIWLLALFVALLPFFRLGAYTYQYPGTWCFIRVLGETQETDVAFVMLFSGLGLASLTVALVCNTISGVTLVLARLRKKCKTCYRRSAKSHDIEMVAQLVGIMITSCICWSPLLIFGLMSVTRSYSGSIGSDQDTYRRLMVMGVRLASWNQILDPWVYILLRRAVLRKIYRITKSRASFKNSTFRHWDISSFQNSEKINTVNRI; from the exons ATGTTGGCCATGCAGCACTACAACTCCTCAGGCCTGGCTgccccccatctcctccccaaCCAGACTTGGTTGGCCATGGCCTGGAGGGCAAACATCACCACAGAGAGGCCCATGTCTCCCCCCAGTAACCCCACGGCAGCTGGCCTCTCCATGACCCTGGGCATCCTGTCCAACATTGTGGCCCTGGTCATCCTGGCGAAAGCTTACGCCCGCCTGCGCCGCCGCTCCAAGGCCACCTTCCTGCTCTTCGCCAGTTCCCTGGTGGCCACAGACTTTGCCGGCCACGTCATCCCCGGTGCCCTGGTGTTGAGGCTGTACTCAGCTGGGGCTGCGACTGGGCCTTTAGCTCGCCCTGCCACCGATGCCCCCTGCCAGTTCCTAGGAGGTtgcatggtgttctttggcttgtgCCCATTGTTCCTCGGCTGTGCCATGGCTGCTGAGCGCTGCCTGGGTGTCACACAGCCCCTGCTCCATGCCTCACTGGTCACCACGGCTCGGACCAAGATGGCACTGGCTCTCATCTGGCTGCTGGCTCTGTTTGTTGCCCTCCTGCCCTTCTTCAGGCTGGGGGCCTACACCTACCAGTACCCCGGGACCTGGTGCTTCATCAGGGTCCTGGGAGAGACTCAGGAGACGGACGTGGCCTTTGTCATGCTGTTCTCTGGACTGGGCCTGGCCTCTCTGACTGTGGCCCTGGTGTGTAATACCATCAGTGGGGTCACGCTGGTGCTTGCCAGACTGCGTAAGAAGTGTAAGACCTGCTACCGTCGCTCAGCCAAGTCCCACGACATTGAGATGGTGGCCCAGCTGGTGGGCATTATGATCACCTCTTGCATCTGCTGGAGCCCCCTGCTG ATCTTTGGCCTGATGTCAGTCACACGGTCCTACAGCGGTTCCATAGGCAGTGACCAGGACACATACAGGAGGTTGATGGTGATGGGCGTCCGGCTGGCCTCCTGGAACCAGATCCTGGACCCCTGGGTCTACATCCTGCTGCGCCGGGCCGTGCTGAGGAAGATCTACCGCATCACAAAGAGCCGGGCCAGCTTCAAGAACAGCACCTTCCGCCATTGGGACATCAGCTCCTTCCAGAACTCTGAGAAAATAAACACTGTCAACAGGATCTGA